A window of Bacteroidota bacterium contains these coding sequences:
- a CDS encoding PLDc N-terminal domain-containing protein, with the protein MTKSFFFIVGILGFLPSIYGLTDILRRNFKRQKIPFYWIFIVCVVPLIGIFFYLKLKPWKK; encoded by the coding sequence ATGACTAAATCCTTCTTTTTCATCGTTGGAATATTAGGGTTTTTGCCAAGTATATATGGCTTAACAGATATTTTAAGAAGAAATTTTAAAAGACAAAAAATTCCTTTTTACTGGATTTTTATTGTTTGTGTTGTGCCACTTATTGGTATCTTTTTCTATTTGAAGTTAAAACCTTGGAAGAAATAA
- a CDS encoding TlpA family protein disulfide reductase — MKKIIQLVIIIAVIAVIGSFGFSVYKKIQKFDQIMLLNRNSKILIKQKFINIYSVSKQKEIEIDLDNKNIFIHFWASWCKPCVEEFNDLDALIYKTNQVKFYFISEEAVEKVNEFQKFMGLRNIKFYTIDKANNPFKINNYPTTFHNINDSLYNRIVGKSDWNKFFNNIVYD; from the coding sequence ATGAAAAAAATTATACAACTAGTAATCATAATTGCCGTTATTGCCGTAATTGGGTCATTTGGATTTTCGGTATATAAAAAAATTCAGAAGTTTGATCAAATAATGCTTTTAAATCGAAATTCGAAAATCCTGATTAAACAAAAATTCATAAATATTTACAGTGTTTCAAAACAAAAAGAAATTGAGATTGACCTTGATAATAAAAATATTTTTATACACTTTTGGGCATCCTGGTGTAAGCCATGTGTCGAAGAATTTAATGATTTGGATGCCTTAATTTATAAAACAAATCAAGTCAAATTTTATTTTATCTCAGAGGAGGCTGTTGAGAAAGTAAATGAATTTCAAAAATTTATGGGCTTAAGAAATATTAAATTTTACACCATTGATAAAGCCAACAATCCTTTTAAAATCAATAATTATCCTACTACTTTTCATAATATTAATGATAGTCTATATAATAGGATAGTAGGTAAAAGTGATTGGAATAAATTCTTTAATAATATAGTGTATGACTAA
- a CDS encoding ABC transporter permease, with product MIKNYFKTTFRIFMRNKGYTFLNIFGLSIGMAISIIGLLYVFNELSYDRFNKNADRIHRIAVEALSGTTEIYQTYTAAAYTKALYDDFPEIEKITRIASWDFEFEYQDKNFIENEVFIVDSTFFDIFTIPVIAGKPDRLLNEPNCVVLTESTAKKYFGNANPINQIIRSDTVSYKVIAVVQDVPKNSHFHFNIALSLISIDGSYNNPAWFANNFRAYILLHKNVDYKAVEAKFPAFVDKYLFGGTYAERSSGGNKWELYLQPLLSIHLNSDLRGEFEANGRKEYVNVFLIVSIFILLIACINFINLSTAKSTRRAKEVGIRKVIGSGKLELIKQFIGESLTTSFIALILALVFVEIILALLPEFIGLDLQMPYFSIIYTIPGLIFLGIFVGIISGIYPAMVLSAFRPIVVLKGTLSQGGKSAWLRNALVIFQFMISVILIIGTFVISSQLNLLQNENLGFNKEEVIVINNTSTLGNSIQVVKNEISTLPFVQNVSFSSRLPGIPLSNWGCRAEGREGGFTLNLFYSDEDLDDVLNLELTKGRYFSKEYGTDTLAIIINEEAEKLIGFDEILGARITFGRNVYLHVIGVVKNIHYESKHQKIHPMAILNNNSRNNFSGYLTVRVSSDNVAQMITGLTDIWDKHAQGIPIDYNFLDKQYDALYDNEMQTKKLFLAFSFLAIFIACLGLLGLASYMAQQKTKEIGIRKTFGASMTNITLLLSKSFSKWVIIANIIAWPIAWYFFNNWLNNFTEREELAWWYFALAAVISIFIALLTIGYQTISASKANPIDSLRYE from the coding sequence ATGATAAAAAATTACTTCAAAACCACCTTTCGCATCTTTATGCGCAACAAGGGCTATACTTTTCTGAATATTTTCGGCTTATCAATCGGGATGGCCATAAGTATTATCGGGTTGCTCTATGTGTTTAATGAGCTGAGTTACGACCGTTTTAATAAAAATGCAGATCGGATTCATCGCATTGCAGTGGAAGCCTTATCCGGAACCACAGAAATTTATCAAACTTATACAGCAGCGGCATACACGAAGGCCTTGTATGACGATTTTCCGGAGATTGAAAAAATTACCCGAATTGCTTCCTGGGATTTCGAATTTGAATATCAGGATAAAAATTTTATTGAGAATGAAGTTTTTATTGTCGATTCTACTTTTTTCGACATCTTCACCATTCCTGTCATAGCCGGAAAGCCTGACAGGTTGTTGAACGAACCCAATTGTGTAGTTTTAACTGAAAGTACCGCAAAAAAATATTTTGGCAACGCAAATCCGATCAATCAAATCATTCGAAGTGATACAGTAAGTTATAAGGTAATTGCAGTTGTTCAGGATGTTCCTAAAAATTCACATTTTCATTTCAATATTGCTTTATCATTAATCAGCATTGACGGTTCTTACAATAATCCCGCTTGGTTTGCCAATAATTTCAGGGCTTATATTTTACTTCATAAAAATGTAGATTATAAAGCAGTTGAAGCTAAATTTCCTGCCTTTGTCGACAAATACCTATTTGGTGGTACTTATGCCGAACGTAGTTCGGGAGGAAATAAATGGGAACTTTATTTACAACCACTGCTTTCCATTCATCTGAATTCCGATTTACGGGGAGAATTCGAAGCTAATGGCCGTAAGGAATATGTTAATGTGTTTTTAATTGTATCCATCTTCATCTTACTTATTGCCTGTATCAATTTCATTAATCTTTCAACAGCGAAATCAACCAGAAGGGCAAAAGAGGTTGGGATCAGGAAAGTGATTGGATCGGGCAAACTTGAATTAATAAAACAGTTCATCGGTGAATCGTTAACAACCAGTTTTATTGCTTTAATCTTAGCTCTCGTTTTTGTTGAAATCATTCTTGCACTTTTACCCGAATTTATTGGCCTCGATTTACAAATGCCCTATTTCAGTATAATTTATACCATTCCGGGTTTAATATTTCTGGGCATATTTGTCGGGATCATCTCAGGAATTTATCCTGCAATGGTTTTATCGGCATTTCGCCCAATTGTAGTTTTAAAAGGCACCTTAAGTCAGGGAGGAAAGTCTGCCTGGTTAAGAAATGCCCTGGTTATTTTCCAGTTCATGATATCAGTCATTCTGATTATTGGAACATTTGTCATTTCCAGTCAACTCAATCTTTTACAAAATGAAAATTTAGGTTTCAATAAAGAAGAGGTTATTGTAATCAATAATACCAGTACACTTGGAAATTCTATTCAGGTAGTTAAAAATGAAATTAGTACCCTTCCTTTTGTGCAGAATGTGTCTTTTTCAAGCCGTTTGCCGGGAATTCCATTAAGTAATTGGGGTTGCAGGGCCGAAGGCAGGGAAGGTGGCTTTACTTTAAATTTATTTTATTCGGATGAAGACCTGGATGATGTATTAAATTTAGAATTGACAAAGGGAAGGTATTTCTCAAAAGAATATGGAACAGATACTCTGGCCATCATTATTAATGAAGAAGCTGAAAAATTGATTGGGTTTGATGAAATATTAGGAGCAAGGATAACCTTCGGCAGAAATGTATACCTGCATGTAATTGGGGTGGTAAAAAACATTCATTATGAATCGAAACACCAAAAAATACACCCAATGGCAATTCTTAATAACAATAGCAGAAATAATTTTTCGGGATATTTGACCGTCAGGGTTTCTTCTGATAATGTTGCTCAAATGATCACCGGATTGACCGATATTTGGGATAAACATGCCCAAGGCATACCAATCGATTATAATTTTTTGGATAAACAATATGATGCATTATATGATAATGAGATGCAGACAAAAAAATTATTTTTGGCATTTTCTTTCCTTGCAATTTTTATTGCTTGTTTAGGATTGCTTGGCTTGGCTTCTTACATGGCTCAGCAAAAAACTAAAGAGATCGGAATTAGAAAAACCTTCGGGGCCTCGATGACTAACATTACACTATTGCTATCAAAGAGTTTTTCAAAATGGGTGATTATTGCCAATATTATAGCATGGCCTATTGCTTGGTATTTTTTCAATAATTGGTTAAATAATTTTACGGAAAGAGAAGAACTGGCATGGTGGTATTTTGCACTTGCGGCTGTTATTTCGATTTTTATTGCATTATTAACCATAGGTTATCAAACGATTAGTGCTTCAAAAGCAAATCCCATTGATTCGTTGAGGTACGAATAA
- the radA gene encoding DNA repair protein RadA codes for MAKTKTTFYCQNCGSQSSKWIGNCPSCGEWNTYAEEIIQKESTKTNLPFQLASRENSRPKLISDIEMSSGNRIDTKNQELNRVLGGGMVPGSLILIGGEPGIGKSTLMLQVALKMNTQKILYVTGEESSQQIKMRAERVKLTGDHLYVLTETSTQNIFHQIEQIAPDVLIIDSIQTLHTDYIESSAGSISQIRECASELQKYSKLTQTPVFLIGHITKDGQLAGPKILEHMVDTVLQFEGDRNHGYRILRSTKNRFGSTSELGIYEMQSSGLREVPNPSEILISQRDENVSGVAIASTIEGIRPMLIEIQSLVSSAAYGTPQRSSTGFDLRRLNMLLAVLEKRSGFRLGVKDVFLNIAGGIKVDDPALDLAVVSAVLSSSEDIPIEQKNCFAAEVGLSGEIRPVNRIDQRIIEAEKLGFEQIFVSKYNLKGPDIKNPGIKITPVRKIEDIFKLLFG; via the coding sequence ATGGCCAAAACCAAGACTACCTTTTATTGTCAGAATTGTGGTTCGCAATCTTCGAAATGGATTGGGAACTGCCCTTCCTGTGGCGAATGGAACACCTATGCAGAAGAGATCATTCAAAAAGAATCAACAAAAACGAATCTCCCATTTCAATTAGCCTCGCGAGAAAACAGTCGCCCGAAATTGATCAGCGATATTGAAATGAGTTCGGGGAATCGAATTGATACTAAAAATCAAGAATTAAACCGGGTTTTAGGAGGTGGAATGGTTCCCGGCTCATTAATACTAATTGGAGGTGAACCGGGGATTGGAAAATCTACTTTGATGCTCCAGGTTGCCCTAAAAATGAACACCCAAAAAATTTTATATGTAACCGGTGAGGAAAGTAGCCAACAGATCAAAATGCGCGCTGAACGTGTTAAGTTAACTGGAGATCATTTATATGTTTTGACCGAAACCTCAACCCAAAATATATTTCATCAAATTGAGCAAATAGCACCGGATGTATTGATCATCGATTCAATCCAAACGCTTCACACCGATTATATTGAATCCTCTGCCGGTAGTATTTCGCAAATTCGTGAATGTGCTTCCGAATTGCAGAAATATTCGAAATTAACTCAAACTCCTGTGTTTTTAATAGGGCACATTACAAAAGACGGCCAACTTGCAGGACCCAAAATATTAGAACACATGGTTGATACGGTTCTTCAATTTGAAGGAGATCGCAATCATGGTTATCGAATACTACGATCCACAAAAAACAGATTTGGTTCAACTTCCGAACTTGGGATTTATGAAATGCAGAGCAGTGGCTTACGCGAAGTTCCAAATCCTTCCGAAATATTAATTTCACAAAGAGATGAAAATGTAAGTGGAGTAGCAATTGCATCGACTATTGAAGGGATCAGGCCCATGTTAATTGAGATTCAGTCCCTCGTAAGTTCTGCTGCTTATGGTACACCTCAACGTTCATCTACAGGGTTTGACTTGCGTAGATTAAATATGCTCCTTGCTGTACTCGAAAAACGAAGTGGATTCAGGTTAGGTGTTAAAGATGTATTTTTAAACATCGCAGGTGGGATTAAAGTAGATGACCCTGCTCTCGATCTGGCAGTAGTTAGTGCGGTTTTATCTTCAAGCGAAGACATCCCTATTGAACAAAAAAATTGTTTTGCTGCAGAAGTTGGGCTTTCAGGTGAAATCCGACCCGTTAACCGTATTGATCAAAGAATCATCGAAGCTGAAAAACTTGGGTTTGAGCAAATTTTTGTTTCAAAATATAATTTAAAGGGCCCGGACATCAAAAATCCGGGTATTAAGATCACTCCTGTTCGAAAAATTGAAGATATTTTTAAGTTGCTATTTGGCTGA
- the rfaE2 gene encoding D-glycero-beta-D-manno-heptose 1-phosphate adenylyltransferase — protein sequence MQKTEIIQNKIFSSRKLKSQLNIWRFKERKIIFTNGCFDLLHLGHIDYLSKASDFGDILIIGLNTDKSVRKIKGSNRPITDENSRASILASLFFVDAIVLFEEETPWNLINIIKPDVLIKGSDYNAEDIVGHDIVKAKGGQIITLDFLPGYSTTIIENKIKDL from the coding sequence ATGCAAAAAACTGAGATCATTCAAAATAAAATATTTTCATCCAGGAAATTAAAATCTCAATTAAATATTTGGAGATTTAAGGAAAGAAAAATAATATTTACCAATGGTTGCTTCGACCTGCTGCATTTAGGACATATTGATTACCTTTCCAAAGCATCAGACTTTGGTGATATTCTGATTATTGGCTTGAATACCGATAAGTCTGTTCGAAAGATAAAAGGTTCAAACCGACCAATTACCGATGAAAACTCCAGAGCTTCAATTCTTGCTTCACTTTTTTTTGTTGATGCAATAGTCCTATTTGAAGAGGAAACTCCATGGAATTTGATCAATATAATAAAGCCGGACGTTTTAATAAAGGGAAGTGATTATAATGCTGAAGACATTGTTGGTCATGACATTGTAAAAGCCAAAGGTGGCCAAATCATTACACTTGATTTTTTGCCGGGTTATTCTACCACAATCATTGAAAACAAGATCAAAGACCTTTAA
- a CDS encoding flippase-like domain-containing protein, whose protein sequence is MKKKLFSTLNFLAFFMLGLTLLWLVFRKVDVGNVIQEIFKANYWWILLSFVLGIISHLARAMRWNILINSMGYKTRTKTTFYAVMVGYFANLALPRLGEVSRCGMLSKRENIPFDSLFGSVVAERFFDLIVLIIMMIFVVVFQLEIVGGFVNKLIIEPLLSKFSNNLYVILIFLIALTVLIVVVTILYKIFKARLHQSNLYIKSSKFFKGFLDGLKTIMKLKRRAAFLFFTLVIWGMYFLMTYVVFFSLEATSHLTIIDGITVLTLGSIGMVAPVPGGLGAYHFIVKAVLFEIYKIPNDMAATWATLIHTSQSLMLIVVGTFSYFMLVGAQKIDDHAKN, encoded by the coding sequence TTGAAAAAGAAACTTTTTTCTACCCTCAACTTTTTAGCATTCTTCATGTTAGGGTTAACCCTATTGTGGTTGGTTTTTAGAAAAGTTGATGTTGGAAATGTTATACAAGAAATATTTAAAGCGAATTACTGGTGGATCCTTCTATCCTTCGTTTTGGGGATAATAAGTCACTTAGCGAGAGCTATGAGGTGGAATATCCTGATTAACTCAATGGGTTACAAAACCAGAACCAAAACAACATTTTATGCTGTGATGGTTGGCTATTTTGCTAATTTGGCATTGCCGCGTTTAGGCGAAGTTTCACGATGCGGCATGCTTAGCAAACGCGAAAATATTCCATTTGACTCTCTGTTTGGATCCGTAGTAGCCGAGCGTTTTTTTGATTTAATCGTATTGATCATAATGATGATTTTTGTCGTTGTTTTTCAATTAGAAATTGTTGGCGGCTTTGTGAACAAGCTCATTATCGAACCCCTATTATCAAAGTTTTCGAATAATCTATATGTTATTTTGATTTTCCTTATCGCATTAACCGTTTTAATTGTTGTTGTAACCATTTTATATAAAATTTTTAAAGCCAGGCTTCATCAATCCAACTTGTATATAAAAAGCTCTAAATTCTTTAAGGGGTTTCTTGACGGTTTAAAAACTATAATGAAATTAAAAAGAAGAGCGGCTTTTTTATTTTTCACCCTGGTTATTTGGGGCATGTATTTTTTAATGACCTATGTAGTATTTTTCTCACTGGAGGCAACATCACATCTGACAATTATTGATGGTATAACAGTTCTTACCCTTGGAAGCATAGGTATGGTCGCCCCTGTTCCGGGAGGATTAGGCGCCTATCATTTTATCGTTAAAGCCGTTTTATTCGAAATCTATAAAATTCCCAATGACATGGCTGCAACTTGGGCTACTTTAATTCACACCTCACAAAGTTTAATGCTCATTGTTGTTGGAACCTTTTCTTATTTTATGCTTGTAGGCGCTCAAAAAATTGATGATCATGCAAAAAACTGA
- a CDS encoding aspartate 1-decarboxylase translates to MKIDILKSKIHRATITQADLNYIGSIAIDENLMDAANLIENERVHIYNINNGERLDTYVIKGQRGSGIISLNGAAARKAEIGDKVIIVSYASMDFEEAKKFKPHILFPDTSNQLK, encoded by the coding sequence ATGAAAATTGATATATTAAAATCAAAGATACACCGGGCAACTATTACGCAGGCTGACCTAAATTATATCGGGAGCATTGCCATTGATGAAAACTTAATGGATGCTGCTAATCTAATTGAAAACGAGAGAGTTCATATTTACAATATCAATAATGGTGAGCGTTTGGATACGTATGTAATCAAAGGGCAACGCGGGTCAGGTATTATCTCATTAAATGGAGCAGCAGCGCGTAAAGCAGAAATAGGTGATAAGGTTATCATTGTTTCGTACGCAAGCATGGACTTTGAAGAAGCAAAAAAATTCAAACCCCATATTTTATTCCCCGACACTAGTAATCAATTAAAATAA
- the panC gene encoding pantoate--beta-alanine ligase — protein sequence MIRIQQISALKNALNKERAASKSIGFVPTMGALHEGHLVLIRKAVSENDICVCSIFVNPIQFNNKEDLEKYPHDLQSDCEKLQKAGCQMVFIPEVSEIYPEPDMTQFDFGQLDKILEGEFRPGHFNGVAIVVKKLFEIVQPDFAYFGEKDFQQLAIIHRLVEMENIPVKIIPCPTIREKDGLAMSSRNMRLTKKERAVAPQIYQSLISIKHSFNGENAAEIIQKAIQNLNQLEGIKVEYLAIVNNKSLLPFDAQTTTKKDSVALIAAFLGNVRLIDNIKLG from the coding sequence ATGATTCGTATTCAACAGATAAGTGCCCTAAAAAATGCCCTGAATAAAGAACGTGCTGCAAGCAAGTCAATCGGATTTGTACCAACGATGGGTGCTCTGCATGAAGGCCATCTTGTATTAATCAGAAAAGCTGTTTCCGAAAACGACATTTGTGTCTGTAGTATTTTTGTAAACCCAATTCAATTTAACAATAAAGAAGATTTAGAAAAATATCCTCATGATCTGCAATCGGATTGCGAGAAATTACAAAAGGCCGGATGTCAAATGGTTTTTATCCCGGAAGTTTCTGAAATTTACCCTGAACCAGATATGACACAGTTTGATTTTGGACAACTTGATAAAATATTGGAAGGAGAGTTCAGGCCCGGACACTTTAATGGAGTTGCTATTGTGGTAAAAAAATTATTCGAGATAGTTCAACCCGACTTCGCCTACTTTGGAGAGAAAGATTTTCAACAATTGGCAATCATTCATCGTTTGGTTGAAATGGAAAATATCCCGGTAAAAATCATCCCTTGCCCTACCATCAGGGAAAAGGACGGTCTGGCGATGAGTTCAAGAAATATGCGTCTGACTAAGAAAGAAAGAGCTGTTGCCCCTCAAATTTATCAAAGTTTAATTTCAATAAAACACTCTTTTAACGGAGAAAATGCTGCTGAGATCATTCAAAAAGCCATTCAAAATTTAAACCAACTTGAGGGAATTAAGGTTGAGTATCTGGCAATTGTCAACAACAAATCACTCCTCCCTTTCGATGCTCAAACTACAACTAAAAAGGATTCGGTTGCCTTAATTGCAGCATTTTTAGGTAATGTACGTTTAATAGATAATATTAAATTAGGCTGA
- a CDS encoding thioredoxin family protein — protein sequence MKRIFIYCLFIVINMNSIFAQEFNEKYIDKRVGSEILIDQCNRDGLKEGTFGVAFNFQYAGYNSDIYTITKLKNHLENITIKLVFGSWCYDSEIQVPRFIKVLDEIGFDDLNLTIIAVDRLKKSHELSIDDLKIKYVPTFIIYKNDNEIGRIVENPKISLEMDLLKILQKEQ from the coding sequence ATGAAACGGATCTTTATTTATTGCTTATTTATCGTCATAAATATGAATAGTATTTTTGCGCAAGAGTTCAATGAAAAATACATTGACAAAAGGGTTGGGAGCGAAATCCTGATCGACCAATGTAATCGGGATGGACTTAAAGAAGGAACATTTGGTGTGGCTTTTAACTTTCAATATGCTGGATATAACTCCGACATTTATACAATTACAAAATTAAAAAATCATCTTGAAAATATCACTATTAAACTTGTTTTCGGATCTTGGTGTTATGATAGTGAAATACAAGTTCCAAGATTTATAAAAGTACTTGATGAGATCGGCTTTGATGATTTAAATCTTACGATTATCGCAGTTGATCGATTAAAAAAATCCCATGAATTAAGTATTGACGATCTTAAAATAAAGTATGTTCCAACCTTCATTATTTATAAAAACGACAATGAGATTGGCAGAATTGTTGAAAATCCAAAAATTTCCCTAGAAATGGATTTACTTAAAATTCTTCAAAAGGAACAATAA
- a CDS encoding metal-dependent transcriptional regulator has translation MDVSSTVEKFLKTIYNLELRHQKASGSNMASKLNISPAAITDMAIKLAGQDLINYQKHKSITLTPKGKKIALLASRKHRLWETFLHRTLSLNLDEIHVEAELIEGYTSEFLLGKIDEYLGFPEHDPHGDPIPDKKGVLPEEQDFSPLNKSKPGSYQIERLYFESDELNDFFTEYEFKVGDILELVLIFKMDNALLIKRNKVTMVISENIGSKMLVSKLSE, from the coding sequence ATGGATGTTTCTTCTACCGTCGAGAAATTTTTAAAAACGATTTATAATTTAGAGTTACGCCATCAAAAAGCATCGGGTTCGAACATGGCATCAAAGTTGAATATTTCACCAGCTGCAATAACAGATATGGCAATCAAGCTTGCCGGGCAGGACCTTATTAATTATCAGAAACATAAAAGTATTACACTTACCCCAAAAGGGAAAAAAATCGCATTATTAGCATCCCGAAAACATCGGCTTTGGGAAACATTTTTACATCGAACATTGAGCCTTAATCTGGATGAGATTCATGTGGAAGCCGAGCTAATTGAAGGCTATACATCTGAATTTTTATTAGGAAAAATTGATGAATATTTAGGATTTCCGGAACATGATCCTCATGGAGACCCAATACCTGATAAAAAGGGGGTCTTACCTGAGGAACAAGATTTTTCCCCTTTAAACAAAAGTAAACCCGGATCCTATCAAATTGAGCGACTTTATTTTGAAAGCGATGAATTGAATGATTTTTTCACGGAATACGAATTTAAGGTTGGTGATATTCTTGAATTGGTATTGATTTTCAAAATGGATAATGCATTACTTATTAAAAGAAATAAAGTGACCATGGTGATCAGCGAAAATATTGGATCAAAAATGCTGGTGAGCAAATTAAGCGAATAA
- a CDS encoding flavodoxin produces MKKIGIFYGSSTGNTEVIADKIQQMFGEEHADVFNIDAVEKSEIEPYQYLIFGTSTWGLGDMQDDWEEFMDELKTIDLSKKKVALFGLGDQEVYSGSFVNGMGELFEQISKRTKIVGHWPIDDYDFVASKALKNGKFVGLAIDFDNGQKKVDEYIEKWVKQLKEEFKG; encoded by the coding sequence ATGAAAAAAATTGGAATATTCTATGGATCTTCAACAGGCAATACAGAAGTAATTGCTGATAAAATCCAACAAATGTTCGGCGAAGAACATGCTGATGTATTCAATATTGATGCCGTAGAAAAGAGCGAAATTGAGCCATACCAATATCTAATCTTTGGAACTTCAACTTGGGGTTTAGGTGACATGCAGGATGATTGGGAAGAATTTATGGATGAATTAAAAACAATAGATCTTTCAAAAAAGAAAGTGGCCTTATTTGGTCTTGGCGATCAGGAAGTTTATTCAGGAAGCTTTGTTAATGGAATGGGTGAATTGTTTGAACAGATCTCAAAAAGAACAAAAATCGTTGGCCATTGGCCCATTGATGATTATGATTTCGTGGCATCAAAAGCCTTGAAGAATGGTAAATTTGTTGGCTTGGCCATCGATTTTGATAATGGGCAAAAGAAAGTTGATGAATACATTGAAAAATGGGTAAAACAGCTTAAAGAAGAATTTAAAGGTTAA